The DNA segment CTCGCGCCCCGCTCGCCCCGATGAGGCGTTGGCCACCAGCGAGACCAGTTCCGGCTGCGGCAGCAGGTCTTCCACGGGTCGGCCTTCGAGCGAACGCGAGCCTGTCGCCAGCAGGGCGACGGCGGCGCGGTTCGCGATCACGACCACGCCCGCGCCGTCCACGCCGAGGAGCGGATCCTCCAGCGCGTCGACCAGCGAGCGCAGCACGTCGCCGCGAGCGTTCGCGTCGCGCAGCAGCGCCGCATCGGCCTGTGTACGGTCTTCCCTCGCGGCACGGTCCGCGGCCGAGGTGTGCAGACAAAACGCGGCTGTGAAGATCGCGATGAGCGCAGCCGGCGACGCGAGCGCCGCAACGAGCGATGGCGACGCGCCCATCGGCACCGCGATCCACGCCGCCGCGAGCGACGCGAGCGCGACGCCGAGCCATGCCCAAGCGGGTTGTCGCGCCGGGCGTGCGGGGGTCATGCGGTCAGCCCGTCCGTTCCGCTCCCGAGCCTGCGGCGGACGGCTCGGCCGCCTCGGGCTCGGTTGAGAAACGGTACCCGACGCCGCGCACCGTCTCGATCATCGCGCCGTCCTCCCCGAGCTTCTTGCGGAGGGCGGTGACGTGCACGTCGATCGTGCGCGGCGTGACGGTGATTCCCGGTCCGATCGCGCGACGGATCAGTCCCGCGCGCGAGACAACGCGACCCTCGGACTGCACCAGCGTGCTGAGCAGGCGGAACTCCGTCACCGTGAGTCGGATCGGCTGACCGCGGCACGAAACACGGTGGGCATCGGCGTCGATCTCGACAGGGCCGGCTCGGAGCAGGCTGGAAACCGGCGCCTGTCCGGAGGCCCGGCGCAGGACGGCCTCGATGCGGGCCAGCAGCACCTTCGTCGAGAATGGTTTGGTGATGTAGTCGTCCGCGCCCACAGCCAGGCCGACCAACTGGTCCACTTCCTCCCCCTTGGCCGTCAGCATGACGATGGGGATGGAGGCCGTGGCGGCGTTGGTGCGGACGCGACCGGCAACCTCGGTGCCGGAAAGCTCGGGGAGCATCAGGTCGAGGAGGATCAGGTCAGGTTTGCGCTCGCCCAAGGCCTTGAGGGCCTGCCGCCCGTCGTGGGCGGTCGTGGTCTCATAACCCGCCTTGCGGAGGTTGAAGGCCAGCAACTCGGCCAGGTCACGCTCGTCTTCGACGATCAGGATGTGCCTGTTTGGTTGCATGTATCTGTCTGACAATGACTTACGGTTGTACTCGCGTGGCTCGGACGGCCGGTACCGCCCGAGAAATGTAGCATCGTCCCGGGCTGTCTACCCGGCCGGGTGGGTTGTGTTTGCGCGAAGAAAGTGGCTGGGCACCCCCCTGAAAGGCAGGGGAGAGGAAGGAAAAAGGTGTTGGAGAGGGGGTCGGGTGGACGAAGAGCGGGAAGAGTTTGCAATCGCTAATCAGGCCGGGTAGACTTCCGGCCGTTGCGAGTGAATACTAGCGTCCCGTGCGGAAAGGCTCGCTCGGGGCATCACGAGGGTCGGGGAAGTCTTTCGGGACTTCGGGTGGATGGGTTGAGTGGTTCTCGCGAGTCGTGGGAGTAAGCACTCACTCTGGCAGAAGACGCGATCGCCCGAGCGTGGGCGAACGACGGATAACGAATCCGGCCTCGTGGGCCGGTGAGAACGAAGGACAGAGTTTTCGGTTACGGGACGCAGGCATTCGACGCGTTCCAAACCCCTAGCAAGGAGTCTCAGATGAGTCAGTCCAGGAAGCTTGCTTTGCTCGCGGGTGCGGCTCTGAGCCTGAACGCGTTCGGCGTTGCTTCGGCTCAGACCGCCGATCAGGACCGGGCGTACCAGGCCGAGATGCTCGCCGACGCGAGCAGCCGGACCAGCCTCCTCCAGCACGGCGGCGGCGGGCACGACGGTCAGTTCCACATCGGCGATGGGACGGGCAACTACCGCCTGAACATCGGCGGGTACACCCAGTTCCGCTACGTCCTCAACTTCCGTGACGACGACTCCGCCAGCGCGTCCGACGAGGACTTCGCCAACGGGTTCGACCTCGTCCGCGCCAACCTCGTCTTCTCGGGTAACGTCATCAACCCCGAGACCACCTTCTATATCCGCGGCGACTTCGGCGGCGGTGAGTCGGGCGACGAGGGCGGCTCCTTCAACCTGATGGAGGCGTGGGGCAACTACCAGTTCGACAACGGCGTCGGGCTGAAGTGGGGCCAGTACAAGGTGCCCGTCCTCCGCGAGTGGATGGTCTCCGATACCTACCAGCTGGCCGCCGATCGCTCCGTCACGCACTCCGTCTTCAGCCCCGGCTTCACCCAGGGCGTCGCTGTTCATTACCGCGACGAGTCGTGGGGCATCGTGGTCTCGGCCAACGACGGCCCGAGCACCGGGAGCACCTCGTTCTTCAGCCCCGCCGAGTCCGACATCGGCCTGACCGGCCGCCTCGAGATCAAGTGGGCCGGCGACTGGGAGCAGTTCGACGACTTCACCAGCTTCCGCGGCAGCACCGAGAACTACGCCGGCATGCTCGGCGCGGGCGTCCACTGGTCGCACTACGGCGACACGGCCGCCTTCTCGGGCGGCGCCCCGGTTGCCATCGATGAGATGGACCTCATCCTCTACACCGTCGATCTCTCCATCGAGGGTGACGGCTGGAACTTCTTCGCGGCCTTCGTCGGGCAGCACAACGACCCCGATGCCGCCGACAGCTGGGACGACTTCGGCTTCGTCGTCCAGGCCGGCTGGTTCATGACCGAGCAGTTCGAGCTGTTCGGCCGCTGGGACGCCGTCTTCCCCGACGAGGATGCCTACGGGCCCGGCTCTGACGAGGACTTCCACACCCTCACCTTCGGCGCCAACTACTACTTCGTCGAGGGCAGCCACGCCGCCAAGTTCACGGCGGACATCCAGATCTTCCTCAACGAGGTCGCCGAGAACGCCCCCGTCCTCGCCACCTCGCCCAACGCCTACACCGGGCTCCTCCCCGACACCGAGGACGGCCAGGTGGCCCTCCGTTTCCAGATGCAGCTGGTCTTCTGATCCGCTGCTCTGAAGGTCTGGCAACACTCAGTGATCAACCGGCCGTCCCGCGAGGGGCGGCCGGTTCTTCTTTTGACTGATTCCAGAACACAACCGCGACTTTTCCACACGCATTTGTCCGTGGCATGTTGATGTATAGTGTGCCCTCGCGCAACATTCATGGAGTATGAACATGTCCGCCCGATCAACCGTTCCGATCGTCGTAGCTCTGGTCGGATCGGCCGCCGCCGCGTCGAACAGCGCCGCACGCTCGACGGACCTC comes from the Synechococcales cyanobacterium CNB genome and includes:
- a CDS encoding response regulator; translation: MQPNRHILIVEDERDLAELLAFNLRKAGYETTTAHDGRQALKALGERKPDLILLDLMLPELSGTEVAGRVRTNAATASIPIVMLTAKGEEVDQLVGLAVGADDYITKPFSTKVLLARIEAVLRRASGQAPVSSLLRAGPVEIDADAHRVSCRGQPIRLTVTEFRLLSTLVQSEGRVVSRAGLIRRAIGPGITVTPRTIDVHVTALRKKLGEDGAMIETVRGVGYRFSTEPEAAEPSAAGSGAERTG